From the Musa acuminata AAA Group cultivar baxijiao chromosome BXJ3-7, Cavendish_Baxijiao_AAA, whole genome shotgun sequence genome, one window contains:
- the LOC135585101 gene encoding uncharacterized protein LOC135585101: MIQLLFLVLFAEGAVALILIWKVGPLRELAMRGLDQLKTGKGPATVKTLACTMSVILASSVASILKIQNRGAKLGTVTPMDQVLWRTHLLEASLIGYTLFLALVIDRLHHYLRKLVSLKTTVGTSREEVDNLKKEQQSFKEKEKTSLSERKKLHEEVTRLKERLQTLKLDSEEHEKRAQTAEAHVAALQKQSEELLLEYDHLLEDNQILQTRALAFRN, encoded by the exons ATGATACAGCTGTTGTTCCTGGTGCTCTTCGCGGAGGGGGCGGTGGCACTGATACTGATATGGAAGGTTGGGCCGCTCCGGGAGCTGGCGATGAGGGGGTTGGACCAGCTGAAGACGGGGAAGGGGCCTGCGACCGTGAAGACGCTGGCATGCACAATGTCGGTGATCTTGGCATCGAGCGTGGCCAGCATCCTCAAGATCCAGAACAGGGGCGCCAAGCTTGGAACCGTCACTCCAATGGATCAAGTCCTGTGGAGGACCCACCTACTCGAAGCCTCGCTCATAG GCTACACCCTTTTTCTTGCTTTAGTGATTGATCGGTTGCACCACTACCTCAGGAAGCTGGTCAGTTTGAAAACAACAGTTGGTACATCTCGAGAGGAAGTTGATAATCTTAAGAAAGAGCAGCAAAGCTTTAAAGAGAAGGAAAAGACATCTCTAAGTGAGAGAAAAAAGCTCCATGAAGAAGTGACACGCTTAAAAGAGAGGCTGCAGACGTTAAAGTTAGATTCAGAGGAGCATGAAAAACGAGCGCAGACTGCCGAAGCCCATGTTGCCGCCCTCCAAAAACAATCTGAAGAACTACTACTTGAGTACGACCATCTGTTGGAGGACAACCAAATCCTTCAGACTCGGGCTCTAGCATTCAGAAATTGA